The following are encoded together in the Humulus lupulus chromosome 5, drHumLupu1.1, whole genome shotgun sequence genome:
- the LOC133780022 gene encoding subtilisin-like protease 3, translating into MEIIKRQWRVLDYFVYLLSLMSVVVFNCSAALVEEIPLVKELAEEKTLNTYIVHVKKSQHYGLYVHSTKDLNTWYESFLPSTTTSSDQHTRMVHTYHNVATGFAARLTAEEAKALAAKDGVVSAQPQQIFSLHTTHTPNFLGLHQGLGLWNESKLGQGVIVGVLDTGLFPDHPSFSDEGVPPPPPKWKGTCEFSGGVCNNKLIGAKNFVTDAKTGVTQSQPPFDSEGHGTHTSSTAAGNFVAGASVFGNANGTAVGMAPYAHLAMYKVCSEAGCSEADILAALDAAVADGVDVLSLSLGGGSAPFFADSIALGAFAATQKGIFVSCSAGNEGPDYFSLSNEAPWILTVGASTIDRKISANVKLGTGEELEGESLFQPKDFDQTKLLPLVYPGANGNESAAFCAADSLQSEVVAGKIVVCDRGGDIARIDKGVEVKRAGGAAMLLLNQQTDGFTTLADAHVLPASNVAYVSALKIKAYLNSTSSPMATILFKGTVIGDSHAPSVSSFSSRGPSAASPGILKPDIVGPGVSILAAWPFSVDNSSNAPFNMISGTSMSCPHLSGIAALLKSSHPDWSPAAIKSAILTTADVNNLGGKPILDEKASPADIFATGAGHVNPSKANNPGLIYDIAPEDYIPYLCGLNYTDEQVSVITQQSVKCSQVTSIPDYELNYPTFSVILGSDPLKITRTVTNVGGPTSTYTIDYVEPAGTKLGFDSGTLSFTEVNQKINYTITIFPVDRPGSTAKGFSQGYLRWVSDKYSVRSQISVIFD; encoded by the exons ATGGAGATTATTAAACGACAATGGAGAGTGTTAGACTACTTTGTCTACCTCCTTTCTTTAATGTCAGTTGTCGTTTTCAATTGCTCAGCTGCTCTAGTTGAAGAAATACCACTCGTCAAGGAACTAGCCGAAGAAAAGACCTTAAACACATACATTGTTCACGTCAAAAAGTCACAACACTATGGACTATATGTTCATTCAACTAAGGATTTGAACACTTGGTACGAGTCATTTTTACCTTCTACTACCACAAGCTCAGACCAGCACACACGTATGGTTCACACGTACCATAATGTGGCCACCGGGTTCGCAGCTAGATTGACGGCTGAGGAAGCCAAAGCCTTGGCGGCCAAAGACGGCGTCGTTTCAGCTCAACCGCAGCAAATCTTTTCTTTACATACTACTCATACTCCTAACTTTTTGGGACTTCACCAAGGGTTGGGATTGTGGAACGAGTCCAAATTAGGCCAAGGTGTCATTGTAGGAGTTCTTGACACCGGCCTCTTCCCGGACCATCCTTCGTTCAGTGACGAAGGAGTCCCACCTCCGCCGCCTAAATGGAAAGGCACGTGTGAATTCTCCGGCGGTGTGTGTAACAACAAGCTGATTGGTGCTAAGAATTTTGTTACTGATGCTAAAACTGGGGTCACTCAAAGTCAGCCTCCTTTTGACTCGGAAGGACATGGGACTCACACGTCGAGTACCGCTGCTGGGAACTTCGTCGCCGGAGCTAGTGTGTTCGGAAACGCCAATGGCACCGCTGTCGGTATGGCTCCGTATGCTCACTTGGCGATGTACAAAGTATGCAGTGAAGCAGGTTGTTCAGAAGCTGATATTTTGGCTGCGCTCGACGCTGCTGTGGCTGATGGCGTCGAcgttctttctctctccctcggCGGTGGCTCAGCTCCTTTCTTCGCCGACTCAATCGCCCTTGGTGCCTTCGCCGCCACCCAAAAAGGTATttttgtcagctgctcggccgggAACGAAGGTCCTGATTACTTCTCTCTCTCGAACGAAGCTCCTTGGATTCTCACAGTTGGAGCCAGCACCATCGACCGGAAAATCAGTGCCAATGTGAAGCTCGGAACTGGAGAAGAACTCGAGGGAGAGTCGCTGTTCCAGCCTAAGGATTTCGACCAAACGAAACTGTTACCACTCGTCTACCCCGGAGCTAATGGTAACGAGTCCGCTGCCTTTTGCGCAGCGGATTCGCTCCAAAGCGAAGTCGTGGCAGGAAAAATCGTGGTTTGCGATAGAGGTGGTGACATAGCTAGAATTGACAAAGGTGTAGAAGTGAAGAGAGCTGGTGGCGCCGCCATGCTTCTGTTGAACCAACAGACAGATGGGTTCACTACTTTAGCCGACGCTCACGTTCTTCCGGCGAGTAACGTGGCCTACGTCTCCGCGTTGAAGATCAAAGCTTATCTAAACTCAACGTCGTCACCGATGGCTACGATCTTGTTTAAAGGAACTGTGATCGGAGATTCGCATGCTCCATCAGTGTCTTCGTTCTCGTCCAGAGGTCCAAGCGCCGCCAGTCCTGGGATCTTGAAACCAGACATTGTAGGACCCGGCGTCAGTATCTTAGCTGCATGGCCGTTTTCGGTAGACAATAGTTCAAACGCACCGTTTAATATGATTTCAGGTACTTCTATGTCTTGCCCACATCTCAGTGGTATAGCAGCTCTGCTGAAGAGTTCTCACCCTGATTGGTCTCCGGCCGCCATTAAATCTGCCATTCTCACTACTGCCGATGTCAACAACCTCGGTGGAAAACCCATTTTGGACGAAAAG GCTTCCCCAGCAGACATTTTTGCCACCGGGGCAGGCCATGTGAACCCCTCCAAAGCAAACAATCCAGGTCTTATCTACGACATTGCACCAGAAGATTACATACCTTATCTTTGTGGATTGAACTACACCGACGAGCAAGTCTCTGTCATCACACAACAATCGGTAAAATGCTCTCAAGTGACAAGTATACCAGATTATGAGCTGAACTATCCCACCTTTTCTGTAATTCTAGGCTCAGACCCTCTGAAAATTACAAGGACTGTGACTAATGTGGGCGGGCCTACCTCTACTTACACTATAGACTACGTTGAACCGGCTGGAACTAAACTTGGTTTCGACTCTGGAACACTTAGTTTCACAGAAGTGAACCAGAAGATTAACTATACTATTACTATTTTCCCAGTAGATAGACCTGGGAGCACTGCCAAGGGCTTTTCTCAAGGATATTTGAGATGGGTTTCTGATAAGTACTCTGTTAGAAGCCAAATATCTGTCATATTTGATTAA